From Candidatus Pedobacter colombiensis, one genomic window encodes:
- a CDS encoding alpha-ketoglutarate-dependent dioxygenase AlkB, which produces MDKSLYLDHLNLLPIPGEVFFYPDFFDEKESDKYYSYLNTAIDWKQESIQVFGEMVLQPRFTAFYGDEGVSYGYSGITMNALPWTDVLQSIKQDIALKFDVKFNSCQLSYYRNGEDSMGWHRDNKKSLGRYPFIASVSFGAQRIFQFRNYEDKIPIISVDLTHGSLLIMKAKTQHLWEHRLPKTIIPTGPRINLTFRLIK; this is translated from the coding sequence ATGGACAAATCGCTGTATCTGGATCATCTTAATTTGTTACCTATTCCCGGGGAGGTGTTTTTTTATCCTGATTTCTTTGATGAAAAAGAGAGCGATAAATATTATAGCTATTTGAATACCGCGATTGACTGGAAACAGGAATCCATTCAGGTATTTGGTGAAATGGTACTGCAACCACGTTTTACTGCATTTTATGGCGACGAAGGTGTTAGTTATGGCTATTCAGGGATTACGATGAATGCATTACCCTGGACAGATGTGCTACAAAGCATTAAACAGGATATTGCCCTTAAATTTGATGTGAAATTTAACAGTTGCCAACTTAGCTATTACCGCAATGGCGAAGATAGTATGGGTTGGCATCGTGATAATAAAAAAAGTTTAGGAAGGTATCCCTTTATTGCTTCTGTTAGTTTTGGTGCACAAAGGATATTTCAATTCAGGAACTACGAAGACAAAATCCCTATCATTTCAGTCGACCTTACACATGGTAGTTTGCTGATCATGAAAGCCAAAACACAACATTTATGGGAGCATAGACTCCCTAAAACAATCATTCCCACGGGCCCCCGTATCAATTTAACTTTCCGCCTCATCAAGTAA
- a CDS encoding TetR/AcrR family transcriptional regulator: MGIAERRIRQKEEFRASILEAAWLQVLTDGWQSLSIRKIADAIEYSIPVIYNHFENKEAILLEFTKEGFQKLAEALQQVKGQHAEQAVQLEAMAHAYWDFAFDHQEYYQLMFGLGIPACEKVNQIVEMKNMTTIMISTIQETIAVSANKEADVFLKYHTYLSILHGLVSIQMIKKDGKPAEENRRILQDAVSGFIKSLLV; encoded by the coding sequence ATGGGAATAGCTGAAAGAAGAATTAGACAGAAGGAGGAGTTCAGGGCAAGTATACTGGAAGCGGCATGGCTTCAGGTATTAACAGATGGCTGGCAATCCCTGTCGATCCGCAAAATTGCAGATGCTATTGAATACAGTATCCCCGTTATTTATAATCATTTTGAAAATAAAGAAGCTATATTGCTGGAATTTACTAAAGAAGGTTTTCAAAAACTAGCTGAAGCACTTCAACAGGTTAAAGGTCAACATGCGGAACAGGCTGTACAGCTTGAAGCCATGGCACATGCTTATTGGGATTTTGCCTTTGACCATCAGGAGTATTATCAGTTGATGTTTGGTTTGGGCATTCCAGCCTGTGAGAAAGTAAATCAGATTGTGGAAATGAAAAATATGACCACCATTATGATCTCTACCATCCAGGAAACGATAGCGGTCAGTGCAAATAAAGAGGCTGATGTTTTTCTTAAGTATCACACTTATTTATCCATTCTTCATGGCCTCGTATCGATCCAAATGATTAAAAAAGATGGTAAACCCGCAGAAGAAAATCGCCGGATATTGCAAGATGCAGTGTCTGGATTTATCAAGTCTTTGCTGGTTTAA
- a CDS encoding DoxX family protein → MKRLFNTNFNHGSLHFMLLVLRISIASFMIVHGYQKLGWLTAGGEIQFGDPIGVGAAASLYLAVFAEFFCSIFLLIGLGTRLATIPLIITMLIAVFIVHAPDGFDKKEMGLHYLLVYVFLLVSGPGKYSIDHIISKNLYSRRR, encoded by the coding sequence ATGAAAAGACTATTTAACACCAATTTCAACCATGGATCTCTGCATTTTATGCTACTTGTTTTACGCATAAGCATTGCGTCTTTTATGATTGTTCATGGTTATCAGAAACTAGGATGGCTTACTGCAGGCGGCGAAATTCAATTTGGTGATCCAATAGGAGTAGGTGCTGCAGCTTCACTGTATTTAGCAGTTTTTGCTGAGTTTTTCTGTTCTATCTTTTTATTAATAGGTTTAGGTACGAGACTGGCTACCATACCACTAATCATTACCATGTTAATTGCTGTATTTATAGTACATGCTCCGGATGGTTTTGATAAGAAAGAAATGGGCTTGCATTATCTGCTTGTTTATGTGTTCTTGTTGGTTTCCGGCCCAGGAAAATACAGTATTGATCATATCATTAGCAAAAACTTATACAGCCGCAGACGTTAA
- a CDS encoding PIG-L family deacetylase, producing the protein MKFRLFLLFFIAIIPFFSWAQNMQQLNAAEIKQGLEALNVTGSVLYIAAHPDDENTRLLAYLAKEKKVRTGYLSLTRGDGGQNLIGNEQAELLGLIRTQELLAARHMDGAEQFFTRANDFGFSKNPEESFKIWDKAKILADVVWVIRKFQPDVIITRFPEDARAGHGHHSGSAILAREAFVAAADPKQFPEQLAFVKPWQARRIVWNTFNFGGNNTTSEDQMKIDVGLYNSLLGKSYGEIAAESRSNHKSQGFGSARQRGTAIEFFTPVAGEKANGDIFDGVDFTLNRIPGSGAIQQLLTEINNEYNVADPSKSIAKLLKLKQLVKGKPFKQELLDDLILACAGIWVESAATNSSYALNQPVNVKVQGIARVKPGFPMAISLEEINSGASFDLSPNKFVTQDKELSTANVGITQPYWLEKHHPVGSYVVDSQSMIGMPENLPALTAVFKIKIGDQIIEKKRPVVYKYTDQVRGEVYQPLVIAPPVTATLSEKAFIFNGNEPKNITVLLKGFKDNASDVLVPQVPSGWKVSPQKTSFTLAKRGDEQSVVFTITPAGNTTGGDLSLNVVVDGQTYNKGLHIINYDHIPLQTLFPFAEARLDKVDLKFGGKRIGYIAGAGDLVPESLKQIGYDVVNLTENQVIHTNLSGFDAIITGVRLYNVNDQIKNMQPKLMKYVENGGTLLVQYNVNTPLKIENIGPYPFKLSRDRVTEEDAKVTMLAPENPVLNYPNKITAKDFDGWIQERGLYFVTDADQKYTPILSMNDNGESAKTGSLIVANYGKGRYVYTGISFFRQLPAGVPGAYRLFVNLLSAKK; encoded by the coding sequence ATGAAGTTTCGCTTATTCCTGCTCTTTTTTATTGCAATTATTCCTTTTTTTAGCTGGGCACAAAACATGCAGCAATTAAATGCTGCAGAGATAAAACAAGGGCTCGAAGCGCTAAATGTTACTGGAAGTGTCTTGTATATTGCGGCCCATCCTGATGATGAAAATACACGCTTATTGGCTTATCTGGCCAAGGAGAAGAAGGTAAGAACCGGTTATCTATCACTAACCAGAGGTGATGGTGGACAAAACCTAATTGGTAACGAACAGGCTGAACTATTGGGCCTGATACGCACACAGGAACTGTTGGCTGCCCGTCATATGGATGGCGCAGAACAATTCTTTACAAGAGCCAATGATTTTGGTTTTTCTAAAAATCCGGAAGAAAGTTTTAAAATCTGGGATAAGGCAAAAATTCTTGCAGATGTAGTTTGGGTGATCCGTAAGTTTCAACCTGATGTAATTATTACACGTTTTCCTGAAGATGCACGTGCAGGTCATGGTCATCATTCAGGCTCCGCTATATTGGCCCGTGAGGCATTTGTGGCTGCTGCCGATCCTAAGCAGTTTCCTGAACAGTTGGCTTTTGTAAAGCCGTGGCAAGCCAGGAGAATCGTGTGGAACACGTTTAACTTTGGTGGGAATAATACCACATCCGAGGATCAAATGAAGATTGACGTTGGTTTGTACAATTCCTTGTTAGGTAAAAGCTATGGGGAAATAGCTGCAGAGAGCAGGTCTAATCATAAAAGTCAGGGTTTTGGCTCTGCAAGACAGCGTGGAACAGCTATAGAGTTTTTTACACCAGTGGCAGGCGAGAAAGCGAATGGGGATATATTTGATGGTGTGGATTTTACATTAAATAGAATACCTGGAAGTGGAGCTATACAGCAATTGCTGACTGAGATCAATAACGAATACAATGTGGCTGATCCTTCAAAATCAATAGCTAAGCTTTTAAAGTTGAAACAATTGGTGAAAGGAAAGCCTTTTAAACAGGAATTGCTGGATGATCTGATTTTGGCTTGTGCAGGCATCTGGGTCGAAAGTGCTGCTACCAATTCTTCATATGCCTTAAATCAGCCTGTAAATGTAAAAGTGCAGGGAATTGCAAGGGTAAAACCAGGATTTCCAATGGCGATTAGTTTGGAGGAAATAAATAGTGGGGCATCATTTGATTTGTCACCAAATAAGTTTGTAACTCAGGACAAAGAGCTTTCAACGGCAAATGTAGGAATTACTCAGCCCTACTGGCTTGAAAAGCACCATCCAGTAGGTTCTTATGTAGTCGATTCCCAATCTATGATTGGGATGCCAGAAAATTTACCAGCCCTTACAGCAGTATTTAAAATCAAAATAGGTGATCAGATTATTGAAAAAAAACGTCCAGTAGTATACAAATATACCGACCAGGTTCGTGGAGAGGTTTACCAGCCATTGGTTATAGCGCCGCCTGTAACCGCTACACTTTCCGAGAAAGCATTTATTTTTAATGGGAACGAACCTAAAAATATCACAGTATTGCTAAAGGGCTTTAAAGACAATGCATCAGACGTATTAGTGCCACAAGTACCTTCTGGATGGAAAGTAAGTCCACAAAAAACAAGCTTTACATTGGCTAAAAGGGGAGACGAACAGTCCGTCGTATTTACCATTACACCTGCAGGAAATACTACAGGAGGCGATTTGTCATTGAATGTGGTAGTTGACGGTCAGACCTATAACAAGGGGCTTCATATAATTAATTATGACCATATTCCGCTGCAAACACTTTTCCCTTTTGCAGAAGCAAGGTTAGATAAAGTGGATTTGAAATTTGGAGGAAAACGAATTGGTTATATCGCCGGTGCGGGAGACCTTGTGCCAGAATCCTTAAAACAGATAGGATATGATGTGGTTAATCTGACCGAGAATCAGGTTATTCATACCAACCTTTCAGGTTTTGATGCGATCATTACGGGGGTAAGATTATACAATGTAAACGATCAGATTAAAAACATGCAGCCTAAGCTGATGAAGTATGTAGAGAATGGCGGAACATTGTTAGTTCAGTACAATGTAAATACCCCATTGAAGATTGAAAATATTGGTCCATATCCATTTAAATTATCGCGCGACAGGGTTACAGAGGAAGATGCAAAAGTTACCATGCTTGCGCCCGAAAACCCGGTTTTAAATTATCCCAACAAGATTACAGCTAAAGATTTTGATGGCTGGATACAAGAGCGTGGATTGTACTTTGTTACCGATGCAGATCAGAAATATACACCAATACTGAGCATGAATGACAATGGCGAAAGTGCCAAAACAGGATCGTTAATTGTTGCTAATTATGGAAAAGGCAGATATGTATATACCGGTATTTCTTTCTTCAGACAATTACCTGCCGGCGTTCCGGGCGCATACCGCTTGTTTGTAAATTTATTATCTGCGAAAAAATAA
- a CDS encoding sodium:solute symporter, whose protein sequence is MSVIDWSVLIITLVVIVVYGVYKSRGAQNIQGYLLGNQSLPWYHVCLSVMATQASAITFLSAPGLAYSSGMSFVQFYLGLPLAMIVLCITFVPIFHRLKVYTAYEYLEQRFDLKTRALTAFLFLIQRGLSTGITIYAPSIILSTILNINTTYTTLFIGSLVIFYTVYGGTKAVSYTQMLQMSIIFCGLFAAGIMVVHLLPGDIGFSRAISIAGKMGRTNAIDFKLDLNNQYTVWTGLIGGFFLQLSYFGTDQSQVGRYLSGASVSQSRLGLLMNGLVKIPMQFLILLIGVLVFAFYQYNRPPIFFNSFELNKLETSKYAPELDKIKVDYNRAFDEKQVEVNKMNMALNADNKVLIDQQRTALQLADEKEKVIRKQVTDLMLKNDEQANIKDNNYIFLSFVTQYLPKGLIGLLIAIIFLASMGSTASALNSLASTTVIDIYKRLIKKDGTDHQYLQASRLATVFWGVVCISMALYASKIGNLLEAVNILGSYIYGTILGVFLVAFYVKRVNGRAVFFAALLTETIIIILGRSELVAYLWLNVIGCLSVILIALIIQQMINAGKSNGKRFSSSSGSVN, encoded by the coding sequence ATGAGTGTTATCGATTGGTCTGTCTTAATCATTACACTGGTTGTAATTGTAGTTTATGGCGTTTATAAAAGTCGCGGTGCACAAAATATTCAAGGGTATTTACTGGGTAACCAATCCTTGCCCTGGTATCATGTTTGCCTATCTGTAATGGCTACTCAAGCCAGTGCCATTACTTTTCTATCGGCACCGGGTCTGGCTTATTCATCCGGAATGAGCTTTGTACAGTTTTATCTTGGCTTGCCATTGGCAATGATTGTGTTGTGCATTACTTTTGTGCCTATATTTCATCGCTTAAAAGTCTATACAGCATATGAGTATCTGGAGCAACGTTTTGACTTAAAAACACGGGCGTTAACTGCCTTTCTTTTTTTAATTCAGCGTGGACTTTCTACCGGAATAACCATTTATGCGCCATCCATCATTTTATCAACCATATTAAATATCAATACTACGTACACAACGCTGTTTATTGGTAGTTTGGTTATATTTTATACCGTATATGGTGGTACTAAGGCTGTTTCATATACGCAAATGCTGCAAATGAGTATTATCTTTTGTGGCTTGTTTGCGGCAGGGATAATGGTGGTACACCTGCTTCCAGGGGATATTGGTTTTAGCAGAGCCATCAGTATAGCCGGAAAAATGGGTAGAACCAATGCCATAGATTTTAAATTGGACCTGAATAATCAGTACACAGTATGGACCGGTTTAATAGGTGGTTTCTTTTTGCAACTGTCTTATTTTGGAACAGACCAGAGCCAGGTAGGACGATACTTGTCGGGCGCCTCGGTTAGTCAGAGCAGATTGGGATTACTGATGAATGGTTTGGTGAAAATACCGATGCAGTTTCTGATATTATTAATTGGGGTGCTTGTTTTTGCTTTTTATCAATATAACAGACCACCTATTTTTTTTAACAGTTTTGAGTTAAATAAACTGGAAACAAGTAAATATGCCCCGGAGCTAGATAAGATTAAGGTTGATTATAATCGTGCTTTTGATGAAAAACAGGTAGAGGTAAATAAGATGAATATGGCACTTAATGCCGACAATAAAGTGCTTATTGATCAACAAAGAACGGCGCTACAACTTGCCGATGAGAAGGAGAAGGTAATCAGAAAGCAGGTCACGGATTTAATGTTGAAGAATGATGAACAGGCCAACATCAAGGATAACAATTATATCTTTTTAAGTTTTGTAACTCAATATTTGCCAAAGGGATTAATAGGGTTATTGATTGCTATTATTTTTCTGGCTTCGATGGGCTCTACTGCGAGTGCATTAAACTCGCTGGCTTCTACTACAGTTATTGATATTTATAAACGGTTAATTAAAAAAGATGGTACAGATCACCAATATTTGCAAGCATCGCGTCTGGCAACAGTCTTTTGGGGTGTAGTATGCATTTCAATGGCTTTATATGCTAGCAAGATTGGTAATTTATTGGAAGCAGTAAACATATTGGGCTCTTACATTTATGGAACCATTCTGGGTGTTTTCCTTGTCGCATTTTATGTGAAACGGGTAAATGGAAGGGCTGTGTTTTTTGCGGCATTGCTTACCGAAACCATAATTATAATTCTGGGAAGGTCGGAACTTGTAGCCTATTTGTGGCTCAATGTAATTGGCTGTTTGTCGGTAATATTGATTGCTTTAATCATTCAGCAGATGATCAATGCTGGTAAATCTAATGGGAAGCGCTTCAGTAGTTCTTCGGGAAGCGTTAACTAG
- a CDS encoding DUF2911 domain-containing protein: MKQTLKAMLLLALTVSLTADLQAQGLKMPQPSTSQTITQNFGLGKITLNYSRPNVKGRKIFGGLEPYGSVWRTGANSATTISFTEPVKVDGKELPAGVYGLFTIPGKDEWTVIFNKGAKQWGAYEYKEAEDVLRIKVKANKLKDKVETFTIQFADVYPTTAQLQLMWENTGVNVNLTTEVDATVMASIDEAMKGDKKPYFQAAQYYYSNDKDLKKALEWANAAEAADGKAPYIKLLKGRIQLKMGDKAGASTTAAAGIQLATETKNPEYVRLNTELLNETKK; the protein is encoded by the coding sequence ATGAAACAGACTCTTAAAGCAATGTTATTGTTGGCATTAACCGTATCATTAACGGCTGACCTTCAAGCCCAGGGCTTAAAAATGCCTCAACCCAGCACAAGTCAAACCATTACCCAAAACTTTGGTCTTGGTAAAATCACTCTTAATTATTCTCGTCCCAATGTAAAAGGCCGTAAAATTTTTGGCGGTCTTGAGCCTTATGGATCTGTATGGCGTACCGGTGCAAACTCGGCTACTACAATCAGTTTTACTGAACCTGTTAAAGTTGATGGTAAAGAACTACCGGCAGGAGTATATGGTTTATTCACCATCCCCGGCAAAGACGAGTGGACAGTAATATTCAATAAAGGAGCTAAACAGTGGGGTGCCTATGAATATAAAGAAGCAGAAGATGTTTTAAGAATTAAAGTTAAAGCGAACAAACTGAAAGATAAAGTTGAAACTTTTACTATACAGTTTGCCGATGTATATCCTACAACTGCTCAATTACAGCTAATGTGGGAAAATACTGGTGTTAATGTAAATTTAACTACTGAAGTTGATGCTACTGTAATGGCAAGCATTGATGAAGCGATGAAAGGTGATAAAAAACCTTATTTTCAGGCAGCCCAATATTATTATTCAAACGACAAAGATTTAAAGAAAGCTTTAGAGTGGGCCAATGCAGCAGAAGCTGCAGATGGTAAAGCACCATATATAAAATTACTGAAAGGTCGTATCCAATTAAAAATGGGAGACAAAGCCGGTGCTTCAACAACAGCAGCAGCAGGTATACAGCTTGCTACAGAGACTAAAAACCCTGAATACGTTCGCTTAAATACCGAACTATTAAACGAGACTAAGAAATAG